A single genomic interval of Helianthus annuus cultivar XRQ/B chromosome 13, HanXRQr2.0-SUNRISE, whole genome shotgun sequence harbors:
- the LOC110899221 gene encoding nuclear nucleic acid-binding protein C1D: MGEIVPESVMESVTRTSNNFKEFKTQFADFLPLCDPDTLSELDPIERAQSLLLLAKATTTLFALKLRCNGVDPDDHPVRSELERLKLYQDKLDKCTSLSKEPLRPSTTLNYQAATRFIEHSLPDLTPDQRKNMRDISRREGVNRARSEGNASKRRKYLSSNKTSVKTAAQEFLEKATRELLGEDNGSIKGPLKPREDDDNDMSPDP, from the exons ATGGGAGAAATAGTTCCAGAATCAGTAATGGAGTCGGTCACCAGAACTTCAAACAACTTCAAAGAGTTTAAAACCCAATTCGCCGATTTCTTGCCCCTTTGCGACCCGGATACCCTCTCCGAACTAGACCCTATTGAGCGTGCTCAATCTCTACTCTTGCTCGCTAAAGCCACCACTACACTCTTCGCAT TGAAGCTGAGGTGCAATGGGGTTGACCCAGATGATCATCCTGTCAGATCGGAACTT GAGAGATTGAAGTTGTACCAGGATAAGCTGGATAAGTGCACTAGTTTGAGTAAAG AGCCCCTACGGCCTTCAACCACTTTAAACTACCAGGCAGCAACGCGTTTCATCGAGCATTCATTACCAGATCTTACCCCTG ACCAAAGGAAAAACATGAGGGACATAAGTAGGCGTGAGGGGGTAAACCGTGCGCGTTCAGAGGGAAATGCTAGCAAGAGAAGGAAGTATCTTTCATCTAATAAAACTTCTGTAAAGACTGCTGCACAGGAGTTTCTTGAAAAAGCAACTCGTGAACTTCTTGGTGAGGATAATGGCTCAATTAAGGGGCCTCTAAAGCCTCGAGAAGATGATGATAATGACATGTCACCTGATCCTTAG
- the LOC110899222 gene encoding probable protein phosphatase 2C 21 isoform X1: MGTYLSTPKTDKLSEDSENERVRFGLSSMQGWRVTMEDAHAALPDLDHTTSFFGVYDGHGGATLLSKVVAKFCAKYLHQQVLKQEAYSTGDIETSVRKAFIRMDEMMRGQRGWRELSILGDKINRFTGAIEGLIWTPRGGEASSKIDDWAFEEGPHSDFTGPTSGCTACVAIMRNNQLVVANAGDSRCVISRKGEAYNLSRDHKPALEVERERILKAGGFIHAGRVNGSLNLTRAIGDMEFKQNKFLSAEKQIVTANPEVNVVELCEDDEFLVLACDGIWDCMTSQQLVDFIHEQLKSESKLSRICERVFDKCLAPSTSTGEGCDNMTMILVQFKKPIQSPVSAEEVDDKLKTAG, translated from the exons ATGGGTACATACCTCAGCACTCCTAAAACAGACAAGCTATCTGAAGACAGTGAGAATGAACGGGTCAGATTTGGTTTATCATCAATGCAAGGATGGCGCGTAACAATGGAAGATGCT CATGCGGCGCTTCCTGATCTGGACCACACTACGTCTTTCTTTGGTGTATACGACGGTCATGGAGGTGCAACATTGTTGA GTAAAGTTGTTGCTAAGTTTTGTGCAAAGTATCTTCATCAACAAGTGCTCAAGCAGGAAGCATATTCTACGGGTGATATCGAAACCTCTGTACGAAAGGCATTTATCAG AATGGATGAGATGATGCGTGGACAAAGAGGGTGGAGGGAATTATCAATTTTAGGAGATAAAATAAACAGATTCACGGGTGCGATCGAGGGCCTTATATGGACTCCTAGAGGTGGAGAAGCAAGCAGCAAGATTGATGACTGGGCTTTTGAGGAG GGACCTCATTCTGATTTCACAGGACCAACATCTGGATGTACAGCATGTGTTGCAATCATGAGGAACAATCAACTCGTTGTTGCAAATGCCGGTGATTCTCGTTGTGTTATTTCCAGAAAAGGCGAG GCATACAATCTTTCTAGAGATCACAAGCCCGCGCTTGAGGTTGAgagggagaggatactaaaagcAGGTGGATTCATTCATGCAGGCCGAGTTAACGGCAGCCTCAATCTTACAAGGGCTATAG GTGATATGGAATTTAAGCAGAACAAGTTTTTATCTGCTGAAAAGCAGATAGTAACTGCTAATCCTGAAGTCAACGTT GTTGAGCTATGTGAAGATGATGAGTTTCTTGTGTTGGCATGCGATGGTATCTG GGATTGCATGACGAGCCAACAATTAGTGGATTTCATTCATGAACAGTTGAAATCA GAAAGTAAACTTTCAAGAATCTGTGAGAGAGTGTTTGATAAATGTTTGGCACCGTCAACATCTACAGGCGAGGGATGTGACAACATGACTATGATCTTGGTGCAGTTCAAGAAGCCAATTCAGTCACCTGTTTCTGCAGAAGAAGTAGATGATAAACTAAAAACTGCTGGTTGA
- the LOC110899222 gene encoding probable protein phosphatase 2C 21 isoform X2 codes for MGTYLSTPKTDKLSEDSENERVRFGLSSMQGWRVTMEDAHAALPDLDHTTSFFGVYDGHGGKVVAKFCAKYLHQQVLKQEAYSTGDIETSVRKAFIRMDEMMRGQRGWRELSILGDKINRFTGAIEGLIWTPRGGEASSKIDDWAFEEGPHSDFTGPTSGCTACVAIMRNNQLVVANAGDSRCVISRKGEAYNLSRDHKPALEVERERILKAGGFIHAGRVNGSLNLTRAIGDMEFKQNKFLSAEKQIVTANPEVNVVELCEDDEFLVLACDGIWDCMTSQQLVDFIHEQLKSESKLSRICERVFDKCLAPSTSTGEGCDNMTMILVQFKKPIQSPVSAEEVDDKLKTAG; via the exons ATGGGTACATACCTCAGCACTCCTAAAACAGACAAGCTATCTGAAGACAGTGAGAATGAACGGGTCAGATTTGGTTTATCATCAATGCAAGGATGGCGCGTAACAATGGAAGATGCT CATGCGGCGCTTCCTGATCTGGACCACACTACGTCTTTCTTTGGTGTATACGACGGTCATGGAG GTAAAGTTGTTGCTAAGTTTTGTGCAAAGTATCTTCATCAACAAGTGCTCAAGCAGGAAGCATATTCTACGGGTGATATCGAAACCTCTGTACGAAAGGCATTTATCAG AATGGATGAGATGATGCGTGGACAAAGAGGGTGGAGGGAATTATCAATTTTAGGAGATAAAATAAACAGATTCACGGGTGCGATCGAGGGCCTTATATGGACTCCTAGAGGTGGAGAAGCAAGCAGCAAGATTGATGACTGGGCTTTTGAGGAG GGACCTCATTCTGATTTCACAGGACCAACATCTGGATGTACAGCATGTGTTGCAATCATGAGGAACAATCAACTCGTTGTTGCAAATGCCGGTGATTCTCGTTGTGTTATTTCCAGAAAAGGCGAG GCATACAATCTTTCTAGAGATCACAAGCCCGCGCTTGAGGTTGAgagggagaggatactaaaagcAGGTGGATTCATTCATGCAGGCCGAGTTAACGGCAGCCTCAATCTTACAAGGGCTATAG GTGATATGGAATTTAAGCAGAACAAGTTTTTATCTGCTGAAAAGCAGATAGTAACTGCTAATCCTGAAGTCAACGTT GTTGAGCTATGTGAAGATGATGAGTTTCTTGTGTTGGCATGCGATGGTATCTG GGATTGCATGACGAGCCAACAATTAGTGGATTTCATTCATGAACAGTTGAAATCA GAAAGTAAACTTTCAAGAATCTGTGAGAGAGTGTTTGATAAATGTTTGGCACCGTCAACATCTACAGGCGAGGGATGTGACAACATGACTATGATCTTGGTGCAGTTCAAGAAGCCAATTCAGTCACCTGTTTCTGCAGAAGAAGTAGATGATAAACTAAAAACTGCTGGTTGA